In one Fibrobacterota bacterium genomic region, the following are encoded:
- a CDS encoding response regulator: MSGLHALVVDDDTQALETMGLILEMDNYRVSTAADGLQALRCMEKGEESLADVDFAVIDLDMRNLSGIELLAELRKRGYELPVMVVTGYASKGTVVELLRKGVIDFLDKPIHVDEFRMRVNRLADEALRRRTSRAGTREHVRSAPSFRASAVVDLARIGLPYTVRRRIGSAGESSLILAARKPHGLDILIADVEGNDSESFYVSVLVKSFFDRWRKDDIDGREFMASLNGVVLGGSLERKEVRALFLRIHTSERRAEAYLAGYPCWAFAGLGGSSPKSACLRGEPLGIGDKPGQSLVEIPYAAGDRLFIVPGRGCDDSPETGWVWSRTRENILCLRGGDLGGLADDVWTELGEPDHDGLPVAPPGGDFLLGLELP, from the coding sequence ATGAGCGGCCTGCATGCCCTGGTCGTCGATGACGATACCCAGGCCCTGGAGACCATGGGCCTTATCCTGGAGATGGATAATTACCGAGTTTCCACCGCCGCGGACGGGCTGCAAGCCCTACGGTGCATGGAGAAGGGCGAAGAGAGCCTGGCGGACGTGGACTTCGCCGTCATCGACCTCGATATGCGCAACCTTTCCGGCATCGAGCTCTTGGCAGAGCTTCGCAAGCGGGGGTACGAATTGCCGGTGATGGTGGTAACGGGTTACGCCTCGAAGGGCACGGTGGTGGAATTGCTCCGCAAGGGAGTCATCGATTTCCTGGACAAACCCATCCACGTCGACGAGTTCCGCATGCGCGTGAATCGTCTGGCCGACGAGGCCTTGCGGCGCCGCACTTCGCGCGCGGGAACCCGCGAACACGTCCGCTCGGCCCCGTCTTTCCGGGCCTCGGCGGTCGTGGACCTGGCCCGCATCGGCCTTCCGTACACCGTGCGCCGGCGCATCGGGTCCGCGGGGGAAAGCAGCCTCATACTCGCCGCGCGCAAGCCGCATGGCCTGGATATCCTCATCGCGGACGTGGAAGGCAACGACTCGGAAAGCTTCTACGTCAGCGTGCTCGTGAAATCGTTCTTCGATCGCTGGCGCAAGGACGACATCGACGGACGCGAATTCATGGCCTCCCTCAACGGCGTGGTGCTGGGGGGAAGCCTGGAACGCAAAGAAGTCCGCGCCCTATTCCTGCGGATCCATACTTCCGAAAGGCGCGCGGAGGCGTACCTCGCAGGTTACCCCTGCTGGGCCTTCGCCGGCCTCGGCGGAAGTTCCCCGAAATCCGCCTGCCTGCGCGGGGAACCGCTCGGGATCGGGGATAAGCCCGGGCAATCCCTGGTGGAGATCCCGTACGCTGCCGGGGATCGCCTGTTCATCGTACCGGGACGGGGATGCGATGATTCGCCCGAAACCGGCTGGGTATGGTCGCGGACCCGGGAAAACATCCTGTGCCTGCGGGGCGGGGACTTGGGCGGCCTCGCGGATGACGTCTGGACGGAACTGGGCGAGCCCGATCATGATGGCTTGCCCGTCGCGCCCCCGGGAGGGGATTTCCTGCTCGGATTGGAGTTGCCATGA